In a genomic window of Blattabacterium cuenoti:
- a CDS encoding ABC transporter ATP-binding protein codes for MNALEKILAYSKPYKYHYIINISCNFLYSLFSVISIISISPVLSILLESSEDKNKTTFFNSFNISFDFIIYFFHDYIKILLYNYGKINTLTIFCIFIIVLFLIRNIFRYLAEYFLIGIKTSIVRNIRNDFHRKILSSPLIFFSNQRNGDLMSRLSNDVNEIEISIVSSLANLISSPIMIFFHLLTLFFMSYQLTFFAFFLLPLMGIFLSIIGYSLRKDARGAQNQLGKLFSVIEETLNSTKIISIFNAENKMQKRFEQVSEYQKILSARLNRKKELASPMSEFLGSITMVLIIWYGGKLFLEKKGMAPEILFPFIGLFFQIINPAKSLVNSISNIQKGRAAAERIIEILNTEYASNDKIRYKKPTFRFENEILFRNVSFTYNKVILIKNLSFSLKKGKTVVLVGRSGSGKSTVANLLANFYNVTSGKITVDGINIKYLKIRDYRKLLGIVTQEPILFNDSILNNIVLGEEKKISINSVIKAAKIANAHCFIKKLPKGYDTIIGYNGNKLSLGQKQRISIARAVFKDPPIMILDEATSSLDTESELTVQKTLNEMMKNRTSLIIVHKLSSNIIQHADHIIVLEKGRIIEQGKHSTLISKKGAYSKLLSLQNF; via the coding sequence ATGAATGCACTTGAAAAAATTTTAGCTTATTCAAAGCCCTATAAATATCATTATATTATCAATATATCATGTAATTTCTTATATTCTTTATTTTCAGTTATATCCATAATATCTATTTCACCTGTATTGAGTATCTTACTTGAGTCTTCTGAAGATAAAAATAAAACAACATTTTTTAATTCTTTTAATATATCTTTTGATTTTATTATTTATTTTTTTCATGATTATATAAAAATATTATTATATAATTATGGAAAAATAAATACTCTAACTATATTTTGCATTTTTATTATTGTTCTTTTTTTAATTCGTAATATTTTTCGATATCTAGCAGAATATTTTTTAATAGGAATAAAAACTTCTATAGTTCGAAATATTCGTAATGACTTTCATAGGAAAATACTTTCTTCACCCTTAATTTTTTTTTCAAATCAAAGAAATGGAGATTTAATGTCCAGATTATCCAATGATGTTAATGAAATAGAAATTTCTATTGTTAGCTCTTTGGCTAATTTGATTAGTTCTCCTATTATGATTTTTTTTCACTTGTTGACTTTATTTTTTATGAGTTATCAATTAACATTTTTTGCTTTTTTTTTACTTCCTTTAATGGGAATTTTTTTATCTATTATAGGATATAGTTTGAGAAAAGATGCAAGAGGAGCTCAAAATCAATTAGGAAAATTATTCTCTGTTATAGAAGAAACTTTAAATTCAACTAAGATTATAAGTATTTTCAATGCTGAAAACAAAATGCAAAAACGTTTTGAACAAGTATCTGAATATCAGAAAATACTTTCTGCTCGTTTAAATAGAAAAAAAGAATTGGCATCCCCTATGAGTGAATTTTTAGGTTCAATTACAATGGTCTTAATTATTTGGTATGGAGGAAAACTTTTTTTAGAAAAAAAAGGTATGGCTCCAGAAATACTTTTTCCTTTTATAGGACTGTTTTTTCAAATTATTAATCCTGCAAAAAGTTTAGTCAATTCTATATCCAATATTCAAAAAGGAAGAGCAGCTGCAGAACGTATTATAGAAATATTGAATACTGAATATGCATCAAATGATAAAATCAGATATAAAAAACCTACTTTTCGTTTTGAAAACGAAATTTTATTTCGTAATGTATCATTTACTTATAATAAAGTTATATTAATTAAAAATTTAAGTTTTTCTTTAAAAAAAGGAAAGACTGTAGTTTTAGTAGGTCGATCTGGAAGCGGAAAATCTACCGTTGCCAATTTATTGGCTAATTTTTATAATGTAACATCTGGAAAGATTACTGTAGATGGAATTAATATTAAATATTTAAAAATTAGAGATTATCGAAAGTTGTTAGGAATTGTAACTCAAGAACCAATTCTTTTTAATGATTCTATTTTAAATAACATAGTGTTAGGAGAAGAAAAAAAAATATCTATAAATTCTGTTATAAAAGCAGCTAAAATTGCTAATGCACATTGTTTTATAAAAAAATTACCAAAAGGATATGACACAATTATAGGATATAACGGAAATAAATTATCTTTAGGTCAAAAACAAAGAATAAGCATAGCAAGAGCTGTTTTTAAAGATCCTCCAATCATGATTTTAGATGAAGCTACTTCTTCCTTAGATACAGAATCTGAACTTACAGTTCAAAAAACCTTAAATGAAATGATGAAAAATAGAACATCTCTTATAATAGTACACAAATTATCTTCCAATATTATACAACATGCAGATCATATTATTGTATTAGAAAAAGGAAGAATTATAGAACAAGGAAAACACAGTACTCTAATTTCAAAAAAAGGAGCTTATAGCAAATTATTGTCTTTACAAAATTTTTAA
- the secD gene encoding protein translocase subunit SecD has product MKKNLNLGLDLKGGISMILDISEKDLLKKLAENSQNFFFLKALINADNKKRENQNIDYLSSFINSFNRESKSVRLSSPNLFGNKSNIEEIDVNSSDSEVEKFLKKKIELSIISIQNILRSRIDRFGIVQPNIQRIKNSNRILIELSGIENIERIKNILEKKAELHFFETYNLQELISFFNAINKFYYKKHFGKKKSLINILNIPLIKSSNIVGLVHVKYQKIISDFLNSEEVKNALPYHLHDVKFLWGHKNFNNYLQLFSVKKINNNNEDHSLNGNIVTHAYKSFGPLNEIYINIKMNQEGTEKWKIFTEKNIGKSIAIVLDNLVYAAPVVKSVITNGISQMYGNFSVQESNDLINVLNTGELPTSVKVIQTDIIGPSLGKESIRKGFISFLIALSFIFIWMFFYYSIPGLYANIILFFNIIFIFGILISINAVLTFPGIAGIILTLAMSMDANIIIYEKIKENIKNKIYILTSIHNSYTFQGALSSIIDGQITTLLCGIILFYFGVGPIRGFATTLIIGIIISMFTSIFLGRLLLEWHLKKYKNIFFRKKILVSVLNKMQNMQYDFLSKRKWIYIISCILIIVSILSFFFKGFNLGLDFVGGRSYVILFDRKIEPEKISKILSKTFIENGKSYFPKVQTFGNENQLKIVTNYRIWEENDQTDEIILKKMFTALKVFFPINFDEFKNIKTNKSLGILSIEKIGPIVAVDMARKAFISIIISLMAIFTYIFMRFKKWQFGLGAIISLIHDSIIVLGVFSFFHKKFSILEIDQTFIAALLIIIGYSINDTVIVYDRIRQFSKKTSFIMKKTINKGIYSSLTRTMNTSFITLLVILIIFIFGGKILHSFMLALFIGISVGTYSSIFIAPSIVYDFLQKNVKK; this is encoded by the coding sequence TTGAAAAAAAATTTAAATCTAGGTTTAGATTTAAAAGGAGGAATTAGTATGATTTTAGATATTTCTGAGAAAGATTTGTTAAAAAAACTTGCTGAAAATTCACAAAATTTTTTTTTCTTGAAAGCCTTAATAAATGCAGATAATAAAAAAAGAGAAAATCAAAATATAGATTATTTATCGTCTTTCATCAATTCTTTTAATCGAGAGAGTAAGAGTGTCCGTTTATCTTCTCCTAATTTATTTGGAAATAAATCTAATATTGAGGAAATTGATGTTAATAGTTCTGATTCAGAAGTAGAAAAATTTTTAAAAAAAAAAATAGAATTATCTATAATTTCTATTCAAAATATTTTGAGGTCTAGGATAGATAGATTTGGAATTGTACAGCCTAATATTCAAAGAATCAAAAATTCTAATCGAATTTTAATAGAATTATCTGGAATAGAAAATATAGAAAGAATAAAAAATATTTTAGAAAAAAAAGCGGAATTACATTTTTTTGAAACTTATAATTTACAAGAACTGATTTCATTTTTCAATGCAATAAATAAATTTTACTATAAAAAACATTTTGGAAAAAAAAAGTCTCTTATAAATATTTTGAACATTCCGCTCATTAAATCTTCAAATATCGTTGGATTAGTTCATGTAAAATATCAAAAAATTATTTCCGATTTTTTAAATTCAGAAGAAGTTAAAAATGCTTTACCTTATCATCTACATGATGTAAAATTTTTGTGGGGGCACAAAAATTTTAATAATTATTTACAATTATTTTCTGTAAAAAAAATAAATAATAATAATGAAGATCATTCTTTGAATGGAAATATAGTCACTCATGCTTATAAATCTTTTGGGCCTTTGAATGAAATATATATAAATATAAAAATGAATCAAGAAGGTACTGAAAAATGGAAAATATTCACAGAAAAAAATATAGGAAAAAGTATCGCAATAGTACTTGATAATCTTGTTTATGCAGCTCCTGTAGTAAAATCAGTCATTACCAACGGTATATCTCAAATGTATGGAAATTTTTCAGTACAAGAATCTAATGATTTAATAAATGTATTAAACACAGGAGAATTACCTACTTCTGTAAAAGTTATACAAACCGATATAATAGGGCCTTCTTTGGGAAAAGAGTCTATTCGAAAAGGGTTTATATCTTTTTTGATTGCTTTATCTTTTATATTTATTTGGATGTTTTTTTATTACTCAATTCCGGGTTTATATGCTAACATTATTTTATTTTTTAATATAATATTTATTTTTGGTATTCTTATTTCTATAAATGCGGTTTTAACCTTTCCTGGTATTGCGGGTATTATCCTAACATTAGCAATGTCTATGGATGCCAATATTATAATTTATGAAAAAATTAAAGAAAATATAAAAAATAAAATTTATATATTAACATCTATTCATAACAGTTACACATTTCAGGGAGCATTATCATCTATTATAGATGGACAAATCACTACTTTATTATGTGGAATCATTTTATTTTATTTTGGAGTTGGTCCAATACGAGGTTTTGCTACTACCTTAATTATTGGAATTATAATATCTATGTTTACTTCTATTTTTTTAGGAAGATTATTGTTAGAATGGCACTTAAAAAAGTATAAAAATATTTTTTTTAGAAAAAAAATATTAGTTTCTGTTTTAAATAAAATGCAAAATATGCAATATGATTTTTTATCCAAAAGAAAATGGATTTATATAATTTCTTGTATTCTTATAATTGTTAGTATACTTTCTTTTTTTTTTAAAGGATTTAACCTAGGATTAGATTTTGTTGGAGGTCGTTCTTACGTAATTCTTTTTGATCGTAAAATAGAACCTGAAAAAATTTCAAAAATTTTATCAAAAACATTTATAGAAAATGGAAAATCTTATTTTCCTAAAGTACAAACATTTGGGAATGAAAATCAACTTAAGATAGTTACAAATTATAGAATTTGGGAAGAAAACGATCAGACAGACGAAATTATTTTAAAAAAAATGTTTACAGCTTTAAAGGTTTTTTTTCCTATAAATTTTGATGAATTTAAAAATATAAAAACAAATAAATCATTAGGTATTTTATCTATTGAAAAAATAGGACCTATAGTAGCTGTAGATATGGCTCGTAAAGCTTTCATTTCTATTATAATTTCTTTGATGGCTATTTTTACCTATATTTTTATGAGATTTAAGAAATGGCAGTTTGGATTGGGTGCAATTATTTCTTTAATCCATGATTCAATTATTGTGCTTGGAGTATTTTCTTTTTTTCATAAAAAATTTTCTATTCTGGAAATAGATCAAACTTTTATAGCTGCTTTATTAATAATAATAGGTTATTCTATTAATGATACTGTAATTGTTTATGATAGAATTCGACAATTTTCAAAAAAAACATCATTTATAATGAAAAAAACTATAAATAAAGGAATCTATAGTTCTCTTACTAGAACTATGAATACTTCTTTTATTACTTTATTAGTAATCTTGATTATTTTTATTTTCGGAGGAAAAATCCTCCATAGTTTTATGTTAGCTTTATTTATTGGAATAAGTGTTGGAACTTATTCTTCTATATTTATAGCTCCATCCATAGTATACGATTTTTTGCAAAAAAATGTAAAAAAATGA
- a CDS encoding Sec-independent protein translocase subunit TatA/TatB produces MKNFLFISIEESFFIIFIAILVFGPKKIPDIARGLGEGIRFLKNAKTKIKKEIIRNNIEKKKGIYNFEEKKIKIPPYSVKRNN; encoded by the coding sequence ATGAAAAATTTTTTATTTATTAGTATAGAAGAAAGTTTCTTTATAATTTTCATAGCTATACTTGTTTTTGGTCCTAAAAAAATACCAGATATAGCTCGTGGATTAGGAGAAGGAATACGATTCTTAAAAAATGCAAAAACAAAAATTAAAAAAGAAATTATCCGAAATAATATTGAAAAAAAAAAAGGAATCTATAATTTCGAAGAAAAAAAAATAAAAATACCTCCTTATTCAGTGAAACGAAACAATTAA
- a CDS encoding SurA N-terminal domain-containing protein, whose product MSFLEKIRNNTWLVFFFISISLIFFILDPNIILKFFTDNSVIIGKVNGDNIFLEEYLNCFQFLKRFREDEPDHYLKNDAWKLLIHEKVLNQQAEKLGIKNTKKDFWKAIEKQSIYSKIANFQDEKGKMNMKKFRLYLKNLEKFPPNLTPEIEAEKNIWLYEKNSIPKRIIAKKYIEMLMYGLNTSFVEAVLNYKDKNLFSTIDYIFIPYSEIEKEYYKIKNHEIYDFINHNKFLYKKENLRNLSFVIFRSHPSLDDEKNMNIKIKKLFLKFKFSKHDSIIVSNQSEKPFDSNFYLKKNLPFVLQNFLEKNNKIGNIFGPVKDDNIYIMAKLTGKKMIYNSVLSSHILISHKEALRFYNNRGKKKAEDIAKKIYNTVVKNPDSFNYLVMNKSDDTINVKKNKGNLGWIKYEEQNEVFKNSQDKNSKESFDFFSLKNKKGTIGLVESKFGYHIIRIDDVKDIKPVYQFAIIVKTLTPSKKTEDILYQKTIQFMKENKNSSLNTFINNARKKKYETLFLKEIKNHQYSIDDLNTELDKEIINWSYEKNRKEGDIKIFSTSNKDYIMVFLSKIQKKGYPIEEIKNNIIPILIKKKINYCLSKLRLKKYNTLEKIASRFSKKINKSYKINLYQSMIENQKEPKVVGYAFSSKLYKTSKPILGEQGVFFVRPLKRFNTSKKLSYFSSEIESLNTNLRKNILEQIGNVLINKSNIKDYRKNI is encoded by the coding sequence ATGAGTTTTTTAGAAAAAATTAGAAATAACACATGGTTAGTTTTCTTTTTTATAAGTATATCTTTAATATTTTTTATATTAGATCCTAATATTATATTAAAATTTTTTACCGATAATTCTGTTATTATTGGAAAAGTAAATGGAGATAATATTTTTTTAGAAGAATATCTTAATTGTTTTCAGTTTTTGAAACGGTTTCGTGAAGATGAACCTGATCATTATTTGAAAAATGATGCTTGGAAATTATTAATTCATGAAAAAGTATTGAATCAACAAGCTGAAAAATTAGGAATAAAAAATACGAAAAAAGATTTTTGGAAAGCAATAGAGAAACAATCAATATATAGTAAAATCGCTAATTTTCAGGATGAAAAAGGGAAAATGAATATGAAAAAATTTAGATTATATTTAAAAAATTTGGAAAAATTTCCTCCGAATTTAACACCTGAAATAGAAGCGGAAAAAAATATTTGGCTTTATGAAAAAAATAGCATTCCAAAAAGAATTATTGCAAAAAAATATATAGAAATGTTAATGTATGGATTGAATACTTCTTTTGTAGAAGCTGTATTAAATTATAAAGATAAAAATTTATTTTCTACAATCGATTATATATTTATTCCTTATTCAGAGATAGAAAAAGAATATTATAAAATTAAAAATCATGAGATTTATGATTTTATTAATCATAACAAATTTCTTTATAAAAAGGAAAATTTAAGAAACCTTAGTTTTGTTATTTTTCGTTCTCATCCATCATTAGATGATGAGAAAAATATGAATATTAAAATAAAAAAATTATTTTTGAAATTTAAATTTTCTAAACATGATTCTATAATTGTTTCTAATCAATCTGAAAAACCTTTCGATTCAAATTTTTACTTAAAAAAAAATCTTCCTTTTGTATTACAAAATTTTTTAGAAAAAAATAATAAAATTGGAAACATATTTGGTCCTGTTAAAGATGACAATATATACATTATGGCTAAATTAACTGGAAAAAAAATGATATATAATTCCGTATTATCCAGCCATATATTGATTTCTCATAAAGAAGCATTACGTTTTTACAATAATAGAGGTAAAAAAAAAGCAGAAGATATAGCAAAAAAAATATACAATACTGTCGTAAAAAATCCTGATAGTTTTAATTATTTAGTTATGAATAAATCTGATGATACTATCAATGTGAAAAAAAATAAAGGAAATTTAGGATGGATAAAATACGAAGAACAAAATGAAGTATTTAAAAATAGTCAAGATAAGAATTCAAAAGAATCATTTGATTTTTTTTCTTTAAAAAATAAAAAAGGAACAATAGGTTTAGTTGAAAGTAAATTTGGATATCATATTATTAGAATTGATGATGTAAAAGATATAAAACCTGTTTATCAGTTTGCTATAATAGTCAAAACATTAACTCCATCAAAAAAAACTGAAGATATCCTTTATCAAAAAACCATTCAGTTTATGAAAGAAAATAAAAATTCAAGTCTAAATACATTCATTAACAATGCAAGAAAAAAAAAATATGAAACTCTTTTTTTAAAAGAAATAAAAAATCATCAATATTCCATTGATGATTTAAATACAGAATTGGATAAAGAAATTATAAACTGGTCTTATGAAAAAAATAGAAAAGAGGGAGATATAAAAATCTTTTCCACTTCGAATAAAGATTATATTATGGTATTTTTATCCAAAATTCAAAAAAAAGGATACCCTATTGAAGAAATAAAAAACAATATAATCCCTATTTTAATTAAAAAGAAAATAAACTATTGTTTATCTAAACTTAGATTAAAAAAATATAATACTTTAGAAAAAATAGCCTCTCGTTTTTCCAAAAAAATAAACAAATCTTATAAAATAAATTTGTATCAGTCTATGATTGAAAATCAAAAAGAACCTAAAGTAGTTGGATATGCTTTTTCCTCAAAATTATATAAAACTTCTAAACCAATATTAGGAGAACAAGGAGTCTTTTTTGTAAGACCATTAAAACGTTTTAATACATCAAAAAAACTTTCTTATTTTTCTTCTGAAATAGAATCTTTAAATACCAACTTGAGAAAAAATATTTTAGAACAAATAGGAAATGTATTAATTAATAAATCTAATATTAAAGATTATAGAAAGAATATTTAA
- a CDS encoding hemolysin family protein — protein sequence MLFHVSIVLITIFISAFFSGMEMALISSSLFQIEIEKENKKGSFHSKLLSKSISNSKKFITTMVIGNTISLVIYGIYMGKLFLYIFPKEFLNNSLWMIFLETIFSATIILIVGEFIPKIIFSVYSNELLSLFIVPMYVIYKIFSPITNFIICISNFFLKILGEQENDKKKIFDKEDLICFLSENMEKNVKRKEIVESEIEIFHKALDFSEKKARECMLPRKEIVSANLIFSSIDNIRNIFTESGLSKIVIYKNNIDNIIGYIHYLELLKKPKNIESIIRSVELVYVTTPVREIMDLLIKKKRSIAIVLDEYGGTAGMITIEDILEEFLGDIKDEHDENFLLDKKLNDSEFLFSARLEIDFINAKYDLDLPQSDKYETLGGLIVTYIGDIPKYGDKIVINKNFYIEIKKVSKNKIEEVFIKKNF from the coding sequence ATACTTTTCCATGTAAGTATAGTTTTGATTACTATATTCATATCTGCTTTTTTTTCTGGTATGGAAATGGCTTTGATTTCTTCTAGTTTATTTCAAATAGAAATAGAAAAAGAAAATAAAAAAGGGTCTTTTCATTCTAAACTTCTTTCAAAAAGTATTAGTAATTCTAAAAAATTTATCACTACAATGGTGATTGGAAATACCATATCCTTAGTTATATATGGTATTTATATGGGAAAATTGTTTTTGTATATTTTTCCAAAAGAATTTTTAAATAATTCTTTATGGATGATTTTTTTAGAAACAATTTTTTCTGCTACTATTATTCTAATAGTCGGAGAATTTATTCCCAAAATAATATTTAGTGTCTATTCAAATGAATTGTTGAGTTTATTTATTGTACCTATGTATGTGATATATAAAATATTTTCTCCTATTACAAACTTTATTATTTGTATTTCTAATTTTTTTTTAAAGATTTTAGGAGAACAAGAAAATGATAAAAAGAAAATTTTTGATAAAGAAGATTTAATTTGTTTTTTATCAGAAAATATGGAAAAAAATGTAAAAAGAAAAGAGATTGTGGAATCGGAAATTGAAATTTTTCATAAAGCTCTAGATTTTTCGGAAAAAAAAGCACGAGAATGTATGTTACCCAGAAAAGAAATAGTTTCTGCTAATTTAATATTTTCTTCTATAGATAATATTAGAAATATTTTCACTGAAAGTGGATTATCCAAAATAGTAATTTATAAAAATAATATAGATAATATTATAGGTTATATTCATTATTTAGAATTATTGAAAAAACCAAAAAATATAGAATCTATAATTAGATCAGTAGAATTGGTTTATGTAACAACACCCGTCAGGGAAATTATGGATCTTTTAATTAAAAAAAAAAGAAGTATTGCTATAGTGTTAGATGAATATGGTGGAACAGCAGGAATGATAACTATTGAAGATATTTTAGAAGAATTTTTAGGAGATATAAAAGATGAGCATGATGAAAATTTTCTATTAGATAAAAAATTAAATGATTCTGAATTTTTATTTTCTGCACGTCTAGAAATTGATTTTATCAATGCTAAATATGATTTAGATCTTCCACAATCTGATAAATATGAAACTTTAGGGGGGTTAATTGTAACTTATATAGGAGATATTCCAAAGTATGGGGATAAAATTGTTATTAATAAAAATTTTTATATTGAAATTAAGAAAGTATCTAAGAATAAAATAGAAGAAGTTTTTATCAAAAAAAATTTTTAA
- a CDS encoding OmpH family outer membrane protein, producing MKKNTIFYFLLFLFLFGFHYSYSNECHKKIVCMNSMALIEKMPEFSTAQKELDKISKIHENTLDKLAREFHKKAEKFQKNKNPILKKELEILQAKARAYQKTASDDLTKKQNKLLNPIYKKIENAIHKVIEKDKNIIRVDDCSPGKCVIINKGEDITEAVKKELGLRK from the coding sequence ATGAAAAAAAATACAATTTTTTATTTTCTGTTGTTTCTATTTTTATTTGGATTTCATTATTCATATTCTAATGAATGTCATAAAAAAATAGTTTGTATGAATAGTATGGCTCTCATAGAGAAAATGCCAGAATTTTCTACTGCTCAAAAAGAATTAGATAAAATTAGTAAAATTCATGAGAATACTTTAGATAAATTAGCAAGAGAATTTCATAAAAAAGCAGAAAAATTTCAAAAAAATAAAAATCCGATTCTTAAAAAGGAATTAGAAATTTTACAAGCGAAAGCACGTGCTTATCAAAAAACAGCTTCAGATGATCTAACTAAAAAACAAAATAAACTGTTAAATCCTATATATAAAAAAATAGAAAATGCTATTCATAAAGTAATAGAAAAAGACAAAAATATTATAAGAGTTGACGATTGTAGTCCTGGAAAATGTGTTATAATAAACAAAGGAGAGGACATTACCGAAGCAGTAAAAAAAGAATTAGGATTGAGAAAATAA